A single genomic interval of Aegicerativicinus sediminis harbors:
- a CDS encoding M43 family zinc metalloprotease, which translates to MRTLTSVFVFLIYFVSVSIFGQEPAFNSQQGTRLCLTEEYNDWLQKKFPNTVTKEKHKEAVQFFSNTTSNLRSTLSPNTVIRIPIIVHVIHAGEAIGTGANISDAQVLSQIQVLNEDFRKMANTRGDNNNPVGADTEIEFYLAQEDPWCNPTTGIERIDLSSVTSSWSGPGGNTDTYLKPNTIWDPTSYLNIWTVKFSNVDNLGFSQYPGGNPETDGVVINYLNFGSDDDPNVTLEEPYHLGRTTTHEVGHFFGLYHIWEGKNCNGTNDGIDDTPPQSTETFGCPDPVPDSCPDDEFPDMIENYLDYTDDVCMNLFTEGQKAVMRGYLEDPNYRLSLANSTVSDTPLPIYSYDASIRIIELNEDVCNNTITPELFLGNYGSQPLTTASISYSINGIDTQVYNWSNNLTQNSTTTISLPSITSPQGNNVLEVSVSLNNSDPRTCNNSDNRAYVTQETYPSTSTINLELKTDSWAEETSWEFKDSSGTVLYSDGPYQKNSDDDKIFNYTFEVNQNECYVFSIYDTDGDGICCTYGDGYYQLSTGDNTLIFSGGEFEFVEATTISTAVLSTPDYFHNSNIKLFPNPTKNEIFIKVGNNELPDSYEVFDMLGQKIQSSQIESNNDLMIDALSFSSGLYFVKLKKGNAKQVFKFIKH; encoded by the coding sequence ATGCGGACTTTAACTAGTGTTTTTGTCTTCTTAATCTACTTCGTCTCCGTTTCTATTTTCGGTCAGGAGCCTGCATTCAATTCTCAACAAGGGACCAGATTGTGCTTAACTGAAGAATATAATGATTGGCTTCAGAAAAAATTTCCGAACACTGTTACTAAAGAAAAACATAAGGAAGCTGTTCAGTTTTTTTCAAACACAACAAGCAACCTTAGAAGTACCTTATCACCCAATACCGTAATTCGTATTCCTATTATAGTTCATGTAATCCATGCTGGAGAGGCCATTGGCACGGGTGCAAATATTTCAGACGCACAAGTCTTATCCCAAATACAAGTCCTTAATGAAGATTTCAGGAAGATGGCTAACACTAGGGGCGATAATAATAATCCAGTGGGTGCAGATACTGAAATCGAATTTTATTTAGCGCAAGAAGACCCCTGGTGTAATCCAACAACAGGTATTGAGCGCATAGACTTATCAAGTGTTACCAGTTCTTGGTCAGGGCCAGGCGGAAATACAGATACTTATTTAAAACCAAACACTATCTGGGACCCTACAAGTTACCTTAACATTTGGACAGTCAAATTCAGTAATGTAGATAATTTAGGGTTTTCACAATACCCTGGAGGTAACCCAGAAACAGATGGGGTAGTGATAAATTATCTCAATTTTGGCAGTGATGATGATCCTAATGTAACCCTTGAGGAACCATACCACCTAGGAAGAACCACTACACATGAGGTGGGTCATTTTTTTGGCCTATACCATATTTGGGAAGGTAAAAATTGTAATGGAACAAATGACGGCATTGACGATACACCTCCACAAAGCACAGAAACCTTTGGGTGTCCAGATCCTGTTCCAGATTCTTGTCCCGACGACGAATTTCCGGACATGATTGAAAATTATTTAGACTATACAGACGATGTCTGCATGAACCTTTTTACGGAAGGTCAAAAAGCCGTTATGAGGGGTTATCTCGAGGACCCAAATTACCGTCTTTCATTAGCAAATTCAACCGTTTCAGATACGCCATTACCAATATACTCCTACGATGCAAGCATCCGAATTATAGAACTCAATGAAGATGTCTGCAACAATACCATAACCCCAGAACTATTTTTGGGAAATTATGGTTCACAACCATTAACTACTGCTTCTATCTCCTATTCAATTAATGGTATTGATACTCAGGTTTATAATTGGTCTAATAATTTGACACAAAATAGCACTACCACCATTTCTTTACCTAGTATTACATCACCGCAAGGAAATAATGTGTTAGAGGTAAGTGTATCATTAAATAATTCAGATCCTAGAACCTGTAATAATTCAGACAATAGGGCTTATGTTACGCAAGAGACTTACCCCTCAACAAGCACCATAAATCTCGAGTTGAAAACGGATAGTTGGGCCGAAGAAACTTCTTGGGAATTTAAGGATAGCTCAGGTACAGTTCTTTATAGCGATGGCCCTTACCAGAAAAATTCTGATGATGACAAAATCTTTAATTATACTTTTGAGGTAAACCAAAATGAATGCTACGTTTTTAGCATATATGATACGGATGGAGACGGAATTTGTTGCACCTATGGCGATGGTTATTATCAACTAAGCACAGGAGATAACACCTTAATATTTAGTGGCGGTGAATTTGAATTTGTTGAAGCAACAACTATATCCACGGCTGTTTTATCCACACCCGATTATTTTCATAACTCAAATATTAAACTGTTTCCCAATCCTACAAAAAACGAAATATTCATTAAAGTCGGTAACAATGAATTACCAGATTCTTATGAGGTTTTTGATATGCTAGGTCAAAAAATTCAATCTTCTCAAATTGAATCCAACAATGATTTAATGATTGACGCCCTAAGTTTTTCGTCGGGATTGTATTTTGTTAAATTGAAAAAAGGTAATGCCAAGCAGGTATTCAAGTTCATTAAGCACTAA
- a CDS encoding bifunctional riboflavin kinase/FAD synthetase gives MELYPLSDSLPLEPTVVTVGTFDGVHLGHQKIITRLLEIAKREGKKTCILTFFPHPRMVLKPDSNIQLLQTIEERKNELKQLGIDHVVILKFNEQFSELTAEEYIKQFLLDQLKMSYMIIGYDHKFGKNRGAGIEELKYWGKKLNFDVEEISAKDIDEVSVSSTKIRNHLLNGEVEKASAFLGHPYYINGIVVKGEGIGKDLGFPTANIEVTESYKLIPSMGVYAVRVVISETLYPGMLNIGFNPTFKDRSKSIEVNIFNFNRDIYGEPIKVLFVKWMRDELKFATVEDLTNQLKKDKESALKLL, from the coding sequence TTGGAACTATATCCCCTTTCCGATTCTCTTCCACTTGAACCTACAGTTGTAACCGTTGGCACCTTTGATGGAGTTCATCTGGGACATCAAAAAATAATAACCCGTCTCTTAGAAATTGCGAAACGGGAAGGCAAAAAAACGTGCATCCTAACCTTTTTTCCACACCCTCGCATGGTGTTAAAGCCAGACTCCAACATTCAATTACTTCAAACCATTGAAGAACGGAAAAATGAGTTGAAGCAATTAGGCATAGACCATGTTGTTATCCTTAAATTCAATGAACAATTTTCAGAATTAACAGCTGAAGAATATATCAAACAGTTCTTGCTCGACCAATTAAAAATGTCTTACATGATAATTGGATATGATCATAAATTTGGCAAGAATCGTGGCGCAGGCATTGAAGAACTAAAATATTGGGGCAAAAAATTAAATTTTGACGTAGAGGAAATTTCCGCGAAAGATATTGATGAGGTTTCAGTAAGTTCTACTAAAATTAGAAACCATCTTCTAAATGGTGAGGTTGAAAAAGCTAGTGCGTTTTTGGGTCATCCCTATTATATCAACGGAATTGTAGTTAAGGGTGAAGGCATAGGAAAAGATTTAGGTTTTCCAACAGCCAATATTGAGGTGACAGAATCGTATAAACTTATTCCTTCAATGGGTGTTTATGCAGTTCGCGTTGTCATTTCCGAGACACTTTACCCAGGCATGCTAAACATTGGGTTTAACCCCACATTTAAAGACAGATCAAAATCGATAGAGGTCAATATTTTCAATTTTAATAGGGACATTTACGGCGAACCTATAAAAGTTTTATTTGTAAAGTGGATGCGTGACGAATTGAAATTTGCTACGGTTGAGGATCTCACCAACCAATTAAAGAAAGATAAAGAATCGGCTTTAAAGCTACTTTAA
- a CDS encoding HTTM domain-containing protein, which yields MTSPKFLFTRIDNSPLIVFRIIFGFLVLMEGVGAIFTGWIKRTLIEPQETFTFIGFEWLQPLGGNGMYFYYAIMGLLGLLIMVGYKYRWSIFAFTLMWTATYLMQKSSYNNHYYLLILLSGIMAIVPANRFLSVDVKLNPSLKKRSMPNWCRWIFVLQMFIVYTYAMIAKLYPDWLDASVPKLLMAPKSDFVIVGDLLQERWVHYAIAYVGIFFDGLIVPLLLWKRTRKYAFIGSIFFHLFNSFIFHIGIFPYMSLGLCVFFFPPKTIQKIFFPKQEYFEPVVGEKPRYYKPAIAILTAYFIVQILLPLRHWAIKGDVLWTEEGHRLSWRMMLRSRSGNTTFKLVNTKTNDSIPIKLSDFLTSKQRRSVSTKPDVMWQFAQRLKRHYAQEGIEIKVFVDSKVSVNGGPHWQLIDPKVDLANVPWDHFRHNDWILLPN from the coding sequence ATGACCAGTCCAAAATTCTTATTTACCAGAATAGACAATAGTCCATTAATTGTTTTTAGAATAATTTTTGGGTTTTTGGTTTTAATGGAAGGCGTTGGGGCTATATTCACTGGATGGATAAAACGCACACTTATAGAACCACAGGAAACCTTCACATTTATTGGTTTTGAATGGTTGCAACCCTTGGGTGGAAATGGTATGTATTTTTATTATGCCATTATGGGTTTGTTAGGCCTTTTAATAATGGTTGGCTACAAATACCGTTGGAGCATTTTTGCATTTACCCTGATGTGGACCGCTACCTACTTAATGCAAAAATCGTCCTATAACAATCATTACTACTTATTAATACTCCTAAGCGGAATCATGGCGATTGTGCCAGCTAATAGGTTTCTTTCAGTAGATGTTAAATTAAATCCTAGTTTAAAAAAACGTTCGATGCCTAATTGGTGTAGGTGGATATTTGTTCTGCAAATGTTTATAGTTTATACCTACGCAATGATCGCCAAGCTCTACCCCGATTGGCTAGATGCATCCGTCCCTAAACTATTAATGGCACCAAAATCAGACTTTGTAATTGTTGGGGATTTACTACAGGAGCGTTGGGTACATTATGCCATCGCCTATGTCGGGATTTTCTTTGATGGGTTAATTGTACCCCTTTTGCTTTGGAAACGTACGCGAAAGTATGCCTTTATTGGCTCGATATTCTTCCATCTATTTAATTCATTTATTTTCCATATCGGAATTTTCCCTTATATGTCATTGGGGCTTTGCGTGTTTTTCTTTCCTCCAAAGACAATTCAAAAAATATTCTTTCCCAAACAGGAATATTTTGAACCTGTTGTAGGAGAAAAACCTAGATATTATAAACCTGCTATTGCAATTTTAACAGCATATTTTATTGTTCAAATATTATTACCGCTCAGACATTGGGCGATTAAAGGCGATGTGCTTTGGACTGAAGAAGGACATCGGCTTTCTTGGAGAATGATGTTGCGTTCCAGAAGCGGCAATACCACATTTAAGTTGGTAAATACTAAAACAAACGATAGCATACCTATAAAACTATCTGATTTTCTAACCTCCAAACAACGTAGATCAGTTAGCACAAAACCGGATGTTATGTGGCAATTTGCACAAAGGTTAAAAAGACATTATGCTCAAGAGGGTATTGAAATAAAAGTTTTTGTGGATTCAAAAGTGAGTGTAAATGGAGGTCCACACTGGCAATTGATAGACCCCAAAGTCGACTTGGCAAATGTTCCCTGGGATCACTTTAGGCACAATGATTGGATTCTTCTCCCCAATTAA
- the serS gene encoding serine--tRNA ligase, producing MLQLSYIRENKKKVIERLSKRNLDATTMVEEVIALDEQRRVTQSKLDGILAESNRFSKEIGNLYKSGEVQKANLLKEKTLQLKEQSKELSENLSDLINTLNNLLYKIPNVPNSIVPKGKTPEDNLEVFSHGEIPDLGASALPHWELAKKYDIIDFELGNKITGAGFPVYKDKGAKLQRALISYFLDKNTAAGYTEYQLPHLVNEDSGFGTGQLPDKEGQMYHVTEDNLYLIPTAEVPATNIYRGDLLQENDLPIALTGYTPCFRREAGSYGSDVRGLNRLHQFDKVEILRIEHPDNSYNALDSMVEHVKGILNELKLPYRILRLCGGDLGFTSALTYDFEVYSTAQKKWLEISSVSNFETFQANRLKLRYKDKEGKIQLCHTLNGSSLALPRVLAGILENYQTEDGILIPEVLRPYTSFDQIN from the coding sequence ATGCTGCAATTGTCTTACATACGAGAAAACAAAAAGAAAGTAATTGAAAGACTCTCCAAACGCAACTTGGACGCCACTACAATGGTTGAAGAGGTTATTGCTTTAGATGAACAAAGAAGGGTCACCCAATCTAAGTTGGATGGTATACTTGCTGAATCAAACCGATTTTCTAAAGAAATAGGAAACCTTTATAAATCTGGTGAGGTTCAAAAAGCCAATTTACTAAAGGAAAAGACTTTGCAACTAAAGGAACAGTCAAAGGAGTTATCTGAAAATTTGTCAGATCTCATAAATACCTTAAACAATTTACTTTATAAAATCCCCAATGTTCCTAATTCTATTGTACCAAAAGGAAAAACCCCTGAGGATAACTTGGAGGTATTTTCCCATGGCGAAATTCCTGATTTAGGCGCAAGTGCACTACCACATTGGGAATTGGCTAAGAAATATGACATTATTGATTTTGAATTAGGGAACAAGATAACTGGTGCTGGCTTCCCAGTTTATAAAGACAAAGGAGCTAAATTACAGCGTGCACTTATTAGTTATTTCCTAGATAAAAATACGGCTGCAGGATATACGGAATATCAATTACCGCACTTGGTTAACGAAGATTCTGGGTTTGGTACCGGACAATTACCAGACAAGGAAGGGCAAATGTATCATGTTACGGAAGACAATTTATATTTAATCCCAACAGCTGAAGTTCCTGCCACTAATATTTACAGAGGCGATTTATTACAGGAAAATGATTTACCGATAGCATTAACAGGTTATACCCCTTGTTTTAGAAGAGAGGCTGGCAGTTATGGTTCAGATGTAAGGGGGTTAAACCGATTACATCAATTTGATAAGGTTGAGATTCTTCGCATAGAACATCCAGACAATTCTTACAATGCTTTAGATAGTATGGTTGAGCATGTAAAAGGAATCTTGAATGAATTAAAACTACCTTACAGGATTCTGAGGCTTTGTGGTGGAGATTTAGGTTTTACCTCTGCACTCACTTATGATTTCGAGGTTTATTCGACGGCCCAGAAGAAATGGCTTGAAATATCTTCTGTTTCTAATTTTGAAACATTCCAAGCGAATCGATTAAAGCTTCGTTATAAAGATAAGGAAGGCAAAATCCAGTTATGCCATACGTTAAACGGAAGTTCTTTGGCGCTCCCTAGGGTGTTAGCCGGCATATTGGAAAATTATCAGACGGAAGACGGAATTCTAATACCCGAAGTATTAAGGCCTTACACCTCTTTTGACCAAATAAACTAA
- a CDS encoding tetratricopeptide repeat protein — translation MRGILSWILVFSFFWVSAQEEQLADEYFKNGEFEKAQLAYLKLFENEPANNSYFSKLLDSYRQLEKFEDANALVNSRLARTKNPSYYVELGYNYQLMDSTAKAELNYKEAIERTRENPIFSYMVGNKFHDYSLLDEALEVYQLAMENSEKVNLNIQIARIYGEKGEVDKMFDGYLNYTADKPEFTSNAKRIFTDFVSENSENENNLMLKRLLLKRIQESPEIYWYDLLSWLFVQERDFKKSFIQEKALYRRSPESLSRLMGLGITAMEEDDIETSKDIFTFITENTQDLQQKLVSHEYLLDLKIKEAKSDADLAAIKQEYERLFSEFGRFEQTLSLQVSYAYFLAFHLKDPKAGSDYLKKSLNLPLSQFQQATVKMQLADILVFQEKFNEALIFYTQIQANLKNSSVSQEARFKVAKTSYYKGDFDWAESQLKILKASTSQLIANDALDLKLLISDNKYEDSLRTSLKLYAKADLFAFQNRKDEAISLLDKILEEHKGESITDQALYKQGKLYEEKGLYDKAIANYEQIISDYGEDILVDDAFFRLGEIYSSKLMDPEKAKGFFEKIIFHHEDSIYFVEARKKYRMLRGDAIN, via the coding sequence ATGAGAGGGATTTTAAGTTGGATTTTAGTATTCAGTTTTTTTTGGGTTTCTGCCCAGGAAGAACAGCTTGCTGATGAATATTTCAAAAATGGAGAATTTGAAAAAGCACAATTGGCCTATTTAAAACTCTTTGAAAATGAACCGGCAAACAATTCATATTTCTCCAAATTATTAGATAGCTACAGGCAATTAGAAAAATTTGAAGATGCAAATGCCTTGGTAAATAGCCGTTTAGCTAGAACCAAAAATCCATCTTATTATGTTGAATTGGGCTATAATTATCAGTTGATGGATAGCACAGCCAAAGCAGAATTAAACTACAAAGAGGCCATTGAAAGAACAAGGGAGAATCCTATTTTCTCTTATATGGTTGGTAATAAATTTCATGATTATTCACTTTTAGATGAAGCTTTGGAGGTTTACCAATTGGCAATGGAAAATTCAGAAAAGGTTAATTTGAATATTCAAATAGCGCGTATCTATGGTGAAAAGGGAGAAGTGGACAAAATGTTCGACGGGTATTTAAACTACACCGCAGATAAACCAGAATTTACCTCTAACGCCAAGCGTATATTTACAGATTTTGTTTCTGAGAATTCGGAAAACGAAAATAACCTCATGCTGAAAAGGTTATTATTAAAACGCATCCAAGAATCCCCCGAGATTTATTGGTACGATCTACTAAGTTGGCTATTTGTGCAGGAAAGAGATTTCAAGAAGTCCTTCATACAGGAAAAAGCACTTTATAGAAGAAGCCCCGAAAGCCTCAGTCGGTTGATGGGCTTGGGCATCACTGCCATGGAAGAGGACGATATTGAAACCTCCAAGGATATTTTTACGTTTATAACCGAAAACACACAGGATCTCCAACAAAAATTGGTATCGCATGAATACCTTTTAGATTTAAAAATTAAGGAAGCCAAATCGGATGCAGATTTAGCAGCAATAAAACAGGAGTATGAACGTCTGTTTTCAGAGTTCGGACGATTTGAGCAAACCTTATCACTACAAGTATCTTATGCTTACTTTTTAGCCTTTCATTTAAAAGACCCAAAGGCAGGTAGCGATTATTTGAAAAAAAGCCTCAACCTTCCATTATCCCAATTTCAGCAAGCTACAGTAAAAATGCAACTCGCCGATATTTTGGTATTTCAAGAGAAATTTAATGAGGCCCTTATTTTTTATACACAAATACAGGCTAACCTGAAAAACAGTTCTGTTTCCCAAGAAGCGCGTTTTAAAGTTGCAAAGACAAGTTATTACAAGGGTGATTTTGATTGGGCAGAAAGTCAACTAAAGATTTTAAAGGCCTCCACCTCTCAATTAATTGCCAATGACGCTTTAGATTTGAAGCTTTTAATTTCAGACAATAAATATGAGGATTCCCTTAGAACTTCATTAAAATTGTATGCCAAAGCTGATTTATTTGCTTTTCAAAACCGAAAAGATGAGGCTATTTCTTTGCTAGACAAGATTCTTGAAGAACATAAGGGGGAGAGTATTACGGATCAGGCTTTATATAAACAAGGCAAACTTTATGAAGAAAAAGGTCTGTATGACAAGGCCATTGCAAATTACGAACAAATCATTTCCGATTATGGCGAGGATATTTTGGTAGATGATGCGTTTTTTAGATTAGGGGAAATTTATTCCAGCAAATTGATGGACCCAGAGAAGGCCAAGGGATTTTTTGAAAAAATAATTTTCCATCACGAGGATAGCATTTATTTCGTGGAAGCCCGAAAAAAATACCGAATGCTAAGAGGTGATGCCATAAACTGA